One stretch of Sandaracinaceae bacterium DNA includes these proteins:
- a CDS encoding N-formylglutamate amidohydrolase, with translation MSFFELVRPAGVPGPVIVEVPHAGLAVPEQVADELFAPKDALMRDADLWVDALFEQAPSVGATLLCAKVSRYVVDLNRSANDVDPLSVLHAPSAHPTGGRGVIWRMATDGAPVLRRPLSTERYARRLALFYEPYHAQLRALIDETVARHGYAILVAGHSMPSVGRDVRGGPILTRADVVPGTLGRTSAAPSVIDAVDRHFRALGLSVAHDTPYRGGHSTAHYGRPAAGVHAVQLELSRALYMDERDSRPKEPAMSELRRTVTDLVAALGQLAEPEILRATRTGRS, from the coding sequence ATGTCGTTCTTCGAGTTGGTGAGGCCGGCGGGCGTTCCGGGCCCGGTGATCGTGGAGGTTCCGCACGCGGGCCTCGCGGTCCCCGAGCAGGTCGCCGACGAGCTGTTCGCCCCGAAAGATGCGCTCATGCGTGACGCCGACCTTTGGGTGGATGCGCTGTTCGAGCAGGCACCGTCGGTCGGCGCGACGCTGCTGTGCGCCAAGGTCTCGCGCTACGTGGTGGACCTCAACCGCAGCGCGAACGACGTGGATCCGCTCTCCGTGCTCCACGCACCGAGCGCTCACCCCACGGGAGGTCGCGGGGTCATCTGGCGCATGGCGACGGACGGTGCGCCAGTGCTTCGTCGCCCCCTCAGCACCGAGCGCTATGCACGGCGTCTCGCCCTGTTCTACGAGCCCTACCACGCGCAGCTGCGAGCGCTGATCGACGAGACCGTGGCACGCCACGGCTACGCCATCCTGGTGGCCGGGCACTCCATGCCTTCGGTAGGGCGCGACGTGCGCGGTGGGCCCATCCTCACGCGCGCCGACGTGGTGCCCGGCACCCTCGGGCGCACCTCGGCGGCCCCCAGCGTGATTGACGCCGTGGACCGCCATTTCCGCGCCCTCGGCCTGAGCGTGGCGCACGACACACCCTACCGCGGCGGGCACAGCACGGCGCACTATGGGAGGCCTGCGGCTGGCGTCCACGCCGTGCAGCTGGAGCTCAGCCGTGCGCTCTACATGGACGAGCGTGACAGCCGCCCCAAGGAGCCCGCCATGAGTGAGCTGCGCCGTACGGTCACCGACTTGGTCGCCGCGCTGGGGCAGCTGGCGGAGCCCGAAATCCTCCGTGCCACGCGCACCGGCCGCTCGTGA
- a CDS encoding SPFH domain-containing protein yields MNFVKDGIQEMLIQRPDDKKNLIVYKHPENTIPTGAQLTVDADEAAVFFRDGGLVGALRTAGVGQRHTLTSQNIPILGRLVDSVTGGNIFLTDLYFVTMRPIYGQRFGGALGYIEDPMLGEMVSPRIFGEYAFRIFDPERFIVNYVGLQNPGSNEDVSRWLTGKFMNSVTTVIGEVMESEQKSILQLMRLQQQLAQTFLQRCPDLNEIGVQITDVGEFRVNLDEAEEAQLKAAQAEIGTAKRQARAAQIGIGTAQAQAAQKQFELDQKFQQDARYVQGLAGGNFGAYAAGAAMMGAGEGMAKGGGGEGGGGGMMAGAGLGAGFGMANMMMGAMQQPGQGQQPQQPAAPAAAPSAGGTVQCPGCKANVAPGKFCAECGTNLSPAPRFCPSCGTPGAPGSKFCMNCGTGYPA; encoded by the coding sequence ATGAACTTCGTCAAGGACGGCATCCAAGAGATGCTGATCCAGCGTCCGGACGACAAGAAGAACCTGATCGTCTACAAGCATCCGGAGAACACGATCCCGACAGGGGCGCAGCTCACCGTGGATGCCGACGAGGCCGCGGTGTTCTTTCGTGACGGCGGGCTGGTCGGTGCGCTCCGCACGGCCGGTGTTGGCCAGCGCCACACCCTCACGTCGCAAAACATCCCCATCCTCGGCCGCCTGGTGGACAGCGTCACGGGCGGCAACATCTTCCTGACCGACCTGTACTTCGTCACCATGCGCCCCATCTACGGGCAGCGCTTCGGTGGCGCGCTCGGCTACATCGAAGACCCCATGCTGGGCGAGATGGTGTCGCCCCGCATCTTCGGTGAGTACGCCTTCCGCATCTTCGACCCCGAGCGCTTCATCGTGAACTACGTCGGGTTGCAGAACCCGGGCAGCAACGAGGACGTCTCACGCTGGCTCACCGGCAAATTCATGAACTCGGTCACCACCGTCATCGGTGAGGTGATGGAGTCGGAGCAGAAGAGCATCCTGCAGCTCATGCGGCTGCAGCAGCAGCTGGCGCAGACGTTCCTGCAGCGCTGCCCGGACCTCAACGAGATCGGTGTGCAGATCACCGACGTGGGCGAGTTCCGCGTCAACCTGGACGAGGCCGAGGAGGCCCAGCTCAAGGCCGCGCAGGCCGAGATCGGTACGGCCAAGCGCCAGGCACGGGCCGCACAGATCGGCATCGGGACCGCGCAGGCGCAGGCCGCGCAGAAGCAGTTCGAGCTGGATCAGAAGTTCCAACAGGACGCGCGCTACGTGCAGGGCCTCGCGGGCGGCAACTTCGGCGCATACGCTGCCGGTGCAGCCATGATGGGTGCTGGCGAGGGCATGGCCAAGGGAGGCGGCGGCGAAGGCGGTGGTGGCGGCATGATGGCCGGCGCGGGCCTCGGCGCGGGCTTCGGCATGGCGAACATGATGATGGGCGCCATGCAGCAGCCAGGGCAGGGGCAGCAGCCTCAGCAACCGGCAGCGCCCGCAGCCGCGCCCTCGGCGGGCGGCACCGTTCAGTGTCCCGGCTGCAAGGCAAACGTCGCCCCGGGCAAGTTCTGCGCGGAGTGCGGCACCAACCTGAGCCCGGCGCCGCGCTTCTGTCCGTCCTGTGGCACGCCTGGCGCCCCCGGGTCGAAGTTCTGCATGAACTGCGGCACGGGCTACCCGGCTTGA
- a CDS encoding serine/threonine protein kinase gives MRFCPACASRFSQDVRFCPTDGQPTQQLPDEKQENVDPLLGSVVDGRYRVDRVLGEGGMGVVYAAMHVTLGKRVALKVLRGEMARDDEVVKRFVQEAQASSSIGHANIIDITDFGRLPDGTSYFVMEYLEGQSLTQLIEQGGSMGGDEALGIIEQVASALSAAHGRGIIHRDLKPDNIFLVKRGHQNHFVKVLDFGIAKVGGANSKLTKTGMVFGTPYYMSPEQAAGQTIDARTDIYALGIIMYEMFTGQVPFDGDTFMGILSKHMFEAPVPPRERVAAAQLPAEPIILRCLAKRPEDRYPSMDALIGDLRSVDSIAPVAIGKSASQAPPRNVAGKIHTPAGRIRQAAATGATGSGAGTGRWVVLGIVMVLLLLGGVAGAAMALMQPRDEAAGAMAEVPRVTSVAAPDSAPHAPLPAAAATAVPTPVAAAAPGADEVVLEAPRSMILILTDPTGAMVEHDGALIGNTPLEFPRPDSSASTELAISLSGYEDARVSVSTHSPDRIEVSLSGDASRGRRGSASNTRPTATPSAATPAPVTPAPVPVPAAVRAPDVVDPWDR, from the coding sequence ATGCGCTTCTGTCCCGCATGCGCTTCGCGCTTCTCCCAAGACGTGAGGTTCTGCCCCACGGATGGGCAGCCCACGCAGCAGCTCCCGGACGAGAAGCAGGAGAACGTGGACCCGCTGCTGGGCTCGGTGGTGGATGGCCGCTATCGAGTAGACCGCGTGCTGGGTGAAGGCGGCATGGGCGTGGTGTACGCCGCCATGCACGTCACGCTCGGCAAGCGCGTGGCGCTCAAGGTGCTGCGCGGCGAGATGGCCCGCGACGACGAGGTGGTGAAGCGCTTCGTGCAGGAGGCGCAGGCGTCTTCCTCCATCGGCCACGCCAACATCATCGACATCACGGACTTCGGGCGCCTGCCGGACGGCACCTCGTACTTCGTCATGGAGTACCTCGAGGGCCAGTCGCTCACGCAGCTCATCGAGCAAGGCGGCTCCATGGGAGGAGACGAGGCGCTGGGCATCATCGAGCAGGTGGCGTCGGCGCTCAGCGCTGCCCACGGGCGCGGCATCATCCACCGCGACCTCAAGCCAGACAACATCTTCCTGGTGAAGCGAGGCCACCAGAACCACTTCGTGAAGGTGCTGGACTTCGGCATCGCGAAGGTGGGCGGCGCGAACAGCAAGCTCACCAAGACCGGCATGGTCTTCGGCACGCCCTACTACATGTCGCCCGAGCAGGCGGCGGGTCAGACCATCGACGCGCGCACCGACATCTACGCGCTGGGCATCATCATGTACGAGATGTTCACCGGACAGGTGCCGTTCGATGGCGACACCTTCATGGGCATCTTGAGCAAGCACATGTTCGAGGCGCCCGTGCCGCCACGTGAGCGCGTGGCGGCCGCCCAGCTGCCGGCCGAGCCCATCATCCTGCGCTGTCTCGCCAAGCGCCCCGAGGATCGCTACCCCAGCATGGACGCGCTGATCGGGGATCTGCGCTCGGTGGACTCGATAGCGCCCGTGGCCATCGGCAAGTCAGCGAGTCAGGCGCCGCCACGCAACGTCGCGGGCAAGATCCACACGCCGGCTGGGCGCATTCGGCAAGCCGCCGCCACGGGTGCCACGGGCTCGGGCGCAGGCACGGGCCGCTGGGTGGTGCTGGGCATAGTCATGGTGCTACTGCTGCTGGGCGGTGTGGCGGGCGCCGCCATGGCGCTGATGCAGCCGCGTGACGAGGCGGCAGGGGCCATGGCAGAGGTCCCGCGCGTGACCAGCGTGGCCGCGCCCGACTCTGCGCCCCACGCACCGCTCCCCGCCGCGGCAGCCACCGCCGTGCCAACCCCCGTTGCGGCTGCAGCGCCCGGCGCAGACGAGGTGGTCCTCGAAGCCCCGCGCTCCATGATCTTGATCCTGACGGATCCAACCGGGGCCATGGTGGAGCACGATGGCGCGCTGATCGGCAACACCCCGCTCGAGTTTCCGCGACCCGACAGCAGCGCGTCTACCGAGCTGGCCATCTCGCTGTCGGGCTACGAGGACGCACGCGTGTCGGTGTCCACGCACTCACCCGACCGCATCGAGGTCAGCCTCAGCGGCGACGCTTCCCGAGGTCGTCGCGGGAGCGCGAGCAACACACGCCCGACCGCCACCCCCTCTGCGGCAACCCCTGCCCCGGTCACCCCCGCCCCCGTCCCCGTCCCCGCCGCAGTTCGCGCGCCGGACGTCGTTGATCCGTGGGACCGCTGA
- a CDS encoding CAP domain-containing protein: MPSTHPLLRLVFALVLSSVPACGGGSTAGPTTGRATRYVSVEGPGATHYSTDVAAETPADDDAGRIGQAAIELGAGAGHTLTLDARLSRLASMVGGEIVTQGNAPTPDVVQFFARHLGLVEPVPAVAYVTYADSETVMASLAVQVTDLLSRDTFTHVGVATLPHPEGHLAVLVMTHRGLELTAVERTRATGALLLSGTLLGELQNPEVVLLHPDGHTQRAPAGAGPRFQVRLLLPSAGVYAVEVLARGSAGITVLANFPVYVDEAVPTRLAISAADSPGIASAQDVQQALVERIAEERVRAGAPPLELHDGLAAVAEAHCRDMVTGGFVGHDSPSTGTPAMRITAAGLASGLMLENVGRGYSASELHSGLMDSPGHRANIVDARVTHLGIAVVAVQDGDRTAFLVTQIFTQMTARVDTAAAPAQLVQAINEGRRARRAGPVESDELLAQAAQEAAEAYFADPTLTEQDVTDRASAALRRFAIAYRRVGALMTIVTRIEDAGRLEPTFDPDVTTLGIGVAQGNRPDQPPNAIAVVIVLGWPR; encoded by the coding sequence ATGCCATCGACACACCCCCTGCTTCGTCTCGTCTTCGCGCTGGTGCTCAGCTCCGTGCCCGCGTGCGGTGGCGGTAGCACCGCCGGACCCACCACCGGGCGGGCCACGCGCTACGTCAGCGTGGAGGGTCCGGGGGCTACGCACTACTCCACGGATGTGGCCGCCGAGACCCCGGCGGACGACGACGCAGGGCGCATTGGGCAAGCGGCCATCGAGCTGGGTGCGGGCGCCGGGCACACCCTGACGCTGGATGCCCGGCTCTCGCGGCTGGCGTCCATGGTGGGCGGTGAGATCGTCACCCAGGGCAACGCGCCCACGCCCGATGTGGTGCAGTTCTTCGCGCGGCACCTCGGGCTGGTGGAGCCTGTGCCTGCCGTGGCCTATGTGACCTACGCGGACAGCGAGACGGTGATGGCGAGCCTCGCTGTGCAGGTGACGGACCTCTTGAGCCGCGACACCTTCACCCACGTGGGCGTCGCCACCCTGCCGCACCCCGAGGGGCACTTGGCGGTGCTGGTCATGACGCACCGTGGCCTCGAGCTCACCGCCGTGGAGCGCACGCGCGCGACGGGCGCGCTCTTGCTTTCGGGCACGTTGCTGGGGGAGCTGCAGAACCCCGAGGTGGTGCTGCTGCACCCCGATGGCCACACGCAGCGGGCGCCAGCGGGCGCGGGTCCACGCTTCCAGGTGCGGCTGCTGCTGCCGAGCGCTGGCGTGTATGCGGTGGAGGTGCTGGCGCGTGGCAGCGCGGGCATCACGGTGCTGGCCAACTTCCCGGTCTACGTGGACGAAGCCGTCCCCACGCGCCTCGCCATCAGCGCGGCCGACTCGCCGGGCATCGCCTCCGCGCAAGACGTGCAACAGGCCCTGGTCGAGCGTATCGCAGAAGAACGTGTTCGGGCTGGCGCGCCGCCCCTCGAGCTCCACGACGGGCTCGCCGCCGTGGCCGAGGCGCACTGCCGCGACATGGTCACGGGCGGCTTCGTGGGCCACGACTCCCCCTCCACCGGCACGCCGGCCATGCGCATCACCGCGGCGGGGCTCGCCAGCGGCCTCATGCTCGAGAACGTGGGGCGTGGCTACAGCGCGAGCGAGCTGCACAGCGGCTTGATGGACAGCCCGGGCCACCGCGCGAACATCGTGGACGCGCGCGTCACGCACCTGGGCATCGCCGTGGTGGCGGTCCAGGACGGCGACCGCACGGCGTTCCTCGTCACGCAGATCTTCACCCAGATGACCGCCCGCGTGGACACGGCGGCCGCTCCCGCGCAGCTGGTGCAGGCCATCAACGAGGGGCGTCGCGCCCGCCGCGCCGGGCCCGTGGAGTCCGACGAGCTGCTGGCCCAGGCGGCCCAAGAGGCTGCCGAGGCGTACTTCGCCGACCCCACGCTGACCGAGCAAGACGTGACGGACCGCGCCAGCGCCGCGCTGCGCCGCTTCGCCATCGCCTACCGGCGCGTGGGCGCGCTCATGACCATCGTCACGCGCATCGAAGACGCGGGGCGCCTCGAGCCCACCTTCGACCCCGACGTCACCACGCTGGGCATCGGCGTGGCGCAGGGCAACCGGCCCGACCAGCCCCCCAACGCCATTGCCGTGGTCATCGTGCTGGGCTGGCCACGCTGA
- a CDS encoding DUF4442 domain-containing protein, whose amino-acid sequence MSQTHSPNKLHRIVAKTEALPAFAREQLLTLAFGRLIPYVRTSGVRVESLSADRCVVSIPNAKHVRNHIGGLHAVAMALVAESATGYLVGMNVPDDAVPVIKSMRIDYPKRAKGGLRAVATLTPEQLASIRTQPKGEVTVAVTVTDESERQPIECEMIWAWTPKRRG is encoded by the coding sequence ATGAGCCAGACGCACTCCCCGAACAAGCTCCACCGCATCGTCGCCAAGACCGAGGCGCTCCCCGCGTTCGCGCGCGAGCAGCTGCTCACGCTGGCCTTCGGTCGCCTGATCCCCTACGTGCGCACGAGCGGCGTGCGCGTCGAGTCGCTGAGCGCCGATCGGTGCGTGGTCTCGATCCCGAACGCGAAGCACGTGCGCAACCACATCGGCGGCTTGCACGCGGTGGCGATGGCGCTCGTGGCCGAGTCCGCCACCGGGTACCTGGTGGGCATGAACGTGCCGGACGACGCGGTACCCGTCATCAAGAGCATGCGGATCGACTACCCGAAGCGCGCCAAGGGAGGCCTGCGCGCCGTCGCCACGCTCACGCCCGAGCAGCTCGCGTCCATCCGCACGCAGCCGAAGGGAGAAGTCACCGTGGCCGTGACGGTCACCGACGAGAGCGAACGTCAGCCCATCGAGTGCGAGATGATCTGGGCGTGGACCCCCAAGCGCCGCGGCTGA
- a CDS encoding sulfite exporter TauE/SafE family protein, giving the protein MSAAHLLGVVAAGAVAGLASVPHCMGMCGPLVAGVCAGPREGLRYQAGRTLSYGLLGGLAGGLVALTVRPLPVEFASQVLGVTMALGLLWVAFRLASSAPRAMAAPGGEASDVELSGVLVPLRTKPKSAPTPSRWVRLVRPFLASPLLVGALSALLPCAALLNMGVLAGASGSATAGALIGVAFATTTGAGLATSVWASTLLRQSRAGSLLVAGVLVLGAGIVTVRAMPGLLGQAPMTEGGAACHADPIATGREAPR; this is encoded by the coding sequence ATGAGCGCCGCCCACTTGCTGGGTGTCGTCGCTGCGGGTGCCGTCGCCGGCTTGGCGAGCGTCCCGCACTGCATGGGGATGTGCGGTCCCCTCGTGGCCGGCGTCTGCGCGGGCCCACGCGAGGGGCTCCGCTATCAGGCCGGTCGGACGCTCTCCTACGGGCTCCTCGGCGGGCTGGCCGGCGGGCTGGTCGCCCTGACCGTCAGACCGCTGCCGGTGGAGTTCGCGTCACAGGTGCTCGGCGTGACCATGGCGCTGGGGTTGCTCTGGGTCGCGTTCCGCCTCGCGTCCAGCGCCCCTCGTGCAATGGCGGCCCCTGGCGGTGAGGCGAGCGACGTCGAGCTGAGCGGCGTCCTCGTCCCGCTCCGCACCAAACCGAAGAGCGCTCCCACTCCCTCCCGCTGGGTGCGCTTGGTCCGTCCGTTTCTGGCGTCTCCCTTGCTCGTGGGCGCACTGAGTGCGCTGCTGCCGTGCGCCGCGCTCCTCAACATGGGCGTGCTGGCCGGCGCAAGCGGCAGCGCCACTGCGGGCGCGCTCATCGGCGTGGCCTTCGCGACCACCACCGGCGCAGGCCTGGCCACCAGCGTGTGGGCGAGCACGCTGTTGCGTCAGTCGCGCGCGGGCTCGCTGCTCGTGGCCGGCGTGCTGGTGCTCGGCGCCGGCATCGTCACCGTGCGCGCCATGCCGGGCCTGCTGGGCCAGGCCCCCATGACCGAAGGCGGGGCCGCATGCCACGCCGACCCCATCGCCACCGGACGCGAGGCGCCGCGATGA
- a CDS encoding heavy metal translocating P-type ATPase metal-binding domain-containing protein yields the protein MSTAARSTACDHCGLPVNVAGERFCCDGCANVYALLHAEGLARYYDLRRGVGRPQSDERAFAAGPWLELLEDELTRAELERPNETFRTELDIDGLHCGACVWLIEKTFARHAEQAGTPAHIVVNPALARASLELSPRFPLRAWLEELARFGYRSGPASDDDRRSTSSGLLMRTGLCLALAGNIMLFSLAQYAGLSGGELARHVHLMTFGAATLSVLIGGTVFLRSAWASLRARVLHFDVPIALGIALAYSGAAVRFFLGDGETPYLDTVAVFIAFMVLGRYLQERALERSRRRLLSDDSHRSLLTRRLVAETQREELVACDALEAGDTIVLRRGDLVPVAARALASTACSLDWIEGESEPRRFEEGATLPAGAFYVGSAPARVIATERFADSAVLRLLQRDRQTTPRQDAFWTLLSRYYVVGVLGAATLGFTLAYLRSGDPMEALAIATAVLVVTCPCAFGIAVPLAHELAHAELRRHGVFLRKPGVLDRLLAVRRVVFDKTGTLTTGALRVESSVGNHPGALDTSLPRPAQSALQALVGAQDHPKSVALRKALRSAPYDAEIASHVVEVPGRGVEVLHQGARYRLGAPAWATPLRVPEQVDLVFARDGHPLLTLVTHETVRPGSAQLVADLRERGVTPYILSGDRQARVDALAASVGMSRASDGGAPAGCALGDASPDEKAAFIEALGGEGTLMVGDGLNDALALDLAEVSATPVSDRPFVASRCDFYLTSVGLGGIRDALDVARHLRRVVRIDLMIAVVYNVGAVLIAMSGAMRPWLAAILMPASSLLTVAFTVHAMTRGRRQVPSARALPTADGSLSWR from the coding sequence ATGAGCACGGCCGCCCGCTCCACCGCGTGTGACCACTGCGGACTGCCGGTCAACGTCGCCGGCGAGCGCTTCTGCTGCGACGGCTGCGCCAACGTGTACGCCCTGCTGCACGCGGAGGGGCTCGCGCGCTACTACGACCTGCGCCGCGGCGTGGGGCGCCCCCAGAGCGACGAGCGCGCGTTCGCCGCCGGGCCGTGGCTGGAGCTGCTGGAGGACGAGCTCACGCGCGCCGAGCTGGAGCGCCCGAACGAGACCTTCCGGACGGAGCTCGACATCGACGGGCTGCACTGCGGTGCCTGTGTGTGGCTGATCGAGAAGACCTTCGCACGCCACGCCGAGCAGGCTGGAACACCCGCGCACATCGTGGTGAACCCGGCGCTGGCGAGGGCCTCGCTCGAGCTCTCGCCGCGCTTTCCCCTGCGCGCGTGGCTGGAGGAGCTGGCGCGCTTCGGCTACCGCTCGGGCCCAGCCTCGGACGACGACCGCCGCAGCACCAGCTCGGGGCTCCTCATGCGCACTGGGCTGTGCCTCGCCCTGGCGGGGAACATCATGCTCTTCTCGCTGGCCCAATACGCGGGCCTCAGCGGCGGCGAGCTCGCGCGGCACGTGCACCTCATGACGTTCGGGGCGGCGACGCTCAGCGTGCTGATCGGCGGCACCGTGTTCCTGCGCTCGGCGTGGGCGTCGCTGCGCGCGCGCGTGCTGCACTTCGACGTGCCCATCGCGCTGGGCATCGCGCTGGCCTACAGCGGCGCGGCCGTGCGCTTCTTCCTGGGCGACGGTGAGACCCCCTACCTCGACACGGTCGCGGTCTTCATCGCGTTCATGGTGCTTGGGCGCTACCTGCAGGAGCGGGCCCTCGAGCGCTCGCGCCGGCGCCTGCTGAGCGACGACTCCCATCGCTCGCTGTTGACGCGTCGCCTCGTGGCGGAGACCCAGCGTGAAGAGCTGGTGGCGTGCGACGCGCTCGAGGCCGGCGACACCATCGTGCTGCGGCGCGGCGACCTGGTGCCCGTCGCGGCCCGCGCGCTCGCGTCCACGGCCTGCTCGCTCGACTGGATCGAGGGCGAGAGCGAGCCGCGACGCTTCGAGGAGGGGGCCACCCTCCCGGCCGGTGCGTTCTACGTGGGCAGCGCGCCCGCCCGCGTGATCGCCACCGAGCGCTTCGCCGACTCCGCCGTGCTCCGGCTGCTGCAGCGCGACCGGCAGACCACGCCGCGCCAGGACGCCTTCTGGACGCTGCTCTCGCGCTACTACGTGGTGGGCGTGCTGGGTGCGGCCACGCTGGGCTTCACGCTCGCCTACCTTCGCAGCGGTGACCCCATGGAGGCGCTGGCCATCGCGACCGCCGTGCTGGTGGTCACGTGCCCGTGCGCGTTCGGCATCGCGGTCCCGCTGGCGCACGAGCTGGCGCACGCCGAGCTGCGGCGCCACGGCGTGTTCCTGCGCAAGCCGGGCGTGCTGGACCGGTTGCTGGCGGTGCGGCGCGTGGTGTTCGACAAGACCGGCACGCTCACCACGGGCGCGCTGCGGGTGGAGTCGTCCGTGGGAAACCATCCGGGTGCCCTCGACACCAGCCTGCCCCGCCCAGCGCAGAGCGCCCTCCAGGCGCTGGTGGGGGCGCAGGATCACCCCAAGAGCGTGGCGCTCCGCAAGGCGCTTCGCTCGGCCCCGTACGACGCCGAGATCGCGTCCCATGTGGTGGAGGTCCCAGGGCGCGGTGTGGAGGTGTTGCACCAGGGCGCGCGCTACCGCCTGGGCGCGCCCGCCTGGGCCACTCCTCTCCGCGTGCCCGAGCAGGTGGATCTGGTCTTCGCGCGCGACGGGCACCCGCTGCTGACGCTGGTGACCCACGAGACCGTGCGCCCTGGCTCGGCCCAGCTGGTGGCGGACCTGCGCGAGCGCGGCGTGACGCCCTACATCTTGAGTGGTGACCGTCAGGCGCGCGTGGATGCGCTGGCGGCGTCCGTGGGCATGAGCCGCGCGAGCGACGGCGGGGCGCCGGCGGGCTGCGCGCTGGGCGACGCCTCACCGGACGAGAAGGCGGCGTTCATCGAGGCGCTGGGCGGCGAGGGCACGCTGATGGTGGGCGACGGTCTCAACGACGCGCTGGCCCTCGACCTGGCCGAAGTGTCGGCCACTCCCGTGAGCGACCGCCCGTTCGTGGCCAGCCGCTGCGACTTCTACCTCACGAGCGTGGGCCTCGGCGGCATCCGCGACGCGCTCGATGTGGCGCGCCACCTGCGACGCGTGGTGCGCATCGATCTGATGATCGCGGTCGTCTACAACGTGGGCGCGGTGCTGATCGCCATGAGCGGCGCCATGCGCCCGTGGCTGGCCGCCATCCTCATGCCGGCCAGCTCGCTGCTGACGGTGGCCTTCACCGTCCACGCCATGACGCGTGGACGCCGCCAGGTGCCGAGCGCGCGCGCGCTCCCCACGGCAGACGGGAGCCTCTCATGGAGGTGA